One window of the Corticium candelabrum chromosome 7, ooCorCand1.1, whole genome shotgun sequence genome contains the following:
- the LOC134181925 gene encoding sulfotransferase 1B1-like — MAAHAKSVDELKARLAKLFTEEGRLRGLSFTPRPHDVFVTTLAKAGTTWVQQIVHQLRTRGSMDFEEITEVIPWVEAASDIGIDLEAEQVATPRAFKTHCWYDHCPKGGKYIVVMRNPRAVAPSFYKMFAGWWFQPSDIDVNTFVKSFWLARGKPQSKLENSSYWHFYASWWPHRHDSNVLWLFYEDMLEDHLGAVKKIATFINCGANDEELHQLVVKQSSLEFMKKHVVKYDDHLVKSRRNEAVGLPKDASGAAKVNEGNNEAYKAMLSPEVIQAIDDAWKLMEDVTGFSCYEDLRKNSSFTK, encoded by the coding sequence ATGGCTGCACACGCAAAAAGCGTTGACGAATTGAAGGCTAGGTTGGCCAAATTGTTCACAGAAGAAGGTCGTCTGCGTGGTTTATCTTTTACCCCTCGTCCTCATGATGTATTCGTCACTACACTTGCCAAAGCAGGCACGACGTGGGTACAGCAAATTGTTCACCAGTTGAGGACTCGTGGTAGCATGGATTTCGAAGAAATAACGGAAGTGATACCTTGGGTTGAAGCAGCCAGTGATATTGGAATCGACCTAGAGGCAGAGCAAGTGGCCACTCCTCGAGCATTTAAGACTCATTGTTGGTATGATCATTGCCCAAAGGGAGGAAAGTATATTGTGGTTATGAGAAATCCTCGAGCAGTAGCTCCTTCCTTCTACAAAATGTTTGCTGGATGGTGGTTTCAACCATCTGATATTGATGTCAATACCTTTGTCAAGTCATTTTGGCTGGCAAGAGGTAAACCACAGTCGAAATTGGAAAATAGTTCATACTGGCACTTCTATGCCTCGTGGTGGCCTCATCGACATGATTCGAATGTTCTTTGGTTGTTTTATGAAGACATGCTTGAAGATCATCTGGGAGCTGTGAAGAAGATTGCGACTTTCATCAACTGTGGTGCCAATGATGAAGAACTTCATCAGCTAGTGGTGAAACAATCAAGTCTCGAGTTCATGAAGAAACATGTAGTCAAGTATGATGATCATTTGGTAAAGTCCAGGCGCAATGAAGCAGTCGGTTTGCCAAAGGATGCCAGTGGAGCAGCTAAAGTAAACGAAGGTAACAATGAAGCATATAAGGCAATGCTATCACCTGAGGTGATCCAAGCTATTGATGACGCTTGGAAACTCATGGAAGACGTAACTGGATTCTCTTGTTATGAGGATTTACGTAAAAATTCATCATTCACAAAATGA
- the LOC134181802 gene encoding 52 kDa repressor of the inhibitor of the protein kinase-like, which translates to MKKREQSSLLSLSFGFVKRTEDEAETTGRLSLGQLVTTPMTCFTRAKQTLQENNVQATHRVAMEDSAAYIGQMEDGHSSVEQQLQTQAFDVIQRNRAILRSILKAVIFCGRQNIALRGHCESKLATDEESKHVCNSRNFQALLWFGMDAGDQILREHLATAPRNAQYHSPTIQNDLIAATSQWIQKKIVQEVKEAKFFAVCADEAADAANKEQLALIIPFVDKSGLVQEHFLEFLHCASGVSGEAIAQNILCALEKHSLDVNNLRGQGYHGAGKMAGKYQGAAARIQRIHPKAIYVHCAAHILNLCIVAACKVQGIRNMQGTLDQIYLFFSLSPKREQELQVHIKELHVDQGRRTKLVNTCKTRWVARMESFQVFMELLPSVVTTLEVVSTGQGWNAEPSSKAATLLTSITQFEFVMALVVAHACFDFVKGLTVSLQGRSQDICSTYVEVDSVKTALYEKKLTDDGSVARSVCPNESRA; encoded by the exons ATGAAGAAGCGAGAACAGTCGTCGCTACTGTCACTGTCGTTTGGTTTCGTCAAGAGAACGGAAGATGAAGCTGAAACAACAG GCCGCTTGTCCCTTGGACAGTTGGTAACAACTCCCATGACATGTTTTACTCGTGCGAAACAAACACTTCAAGAAAACAATGTGCAGGCGACTCACAGAGTAGCAATGGAAGATTCTGCAGCATACATAGGCCAAATGGAGGACGGACATTCGTCTGTTGAGCAGCAATTGCAAACTCAAGCTTTCGATGTCATTCAGAGAAACAGAGCCATTTTGAGGAGTATTCTCAAAGCAGTTATATTCTGTGGTAGGCAGAACATTGCTCTAAGAGGTCATTGTGAGAGCAAGCTTGCAACAGATGAGGAGTCTAAGCATGTATGCAATTCTAGGAATTTTCAAGCACTCCTTTGGTTTGGTATGGATGCTGGTGATCAAATTCTCAGGGAGCACCTTGCAACTGCACCTAGAAATGCGCAATATCATTCTCCAACTATCCAAAATGATTTAATTGCAGCTACTAGCCAATGGATACAGAAAAAAATTGTTCAGGAAGTTAAAGAAGCCAAGTTCTTTGCAGTATGTGCAGACGAGGCTGCTGATGCAGCCAACAAGGAACAGCTTGCACTCATCATTCCGTTTGTTGATAAATCAGGTCTTGTTCAGGAACACTTCTTGGAGTTTTTGCATTGTGCTTCTGGCGTTAGTGGTGAGGCAATTGCCCAGAATATACTGTGTGCACTGGAAAAGCACTCCCTTGATGTCAATAATCTACGCGGACAAGGTTACCACGGAGCCGGGAAAATGGCGGGAAAGTATCAAGGAGCTGCTGCTCGCATTCAGCGTATTCATCCTAAAGCAATTTATGTCCACTGTGCAGCTCACATCCTCAACCTATGTATCGTTGCTGCTTGTAAGGTGCAGGGGATTCGCAACATGCAAGGCACTTTAGATCAGATCTACCTTTTCTTCAGTTTGTCTCCAAAACGAGAACAAGAGCTTCAGGTACATATAAAAGAGCTACATGTAGATCAAGGTCGAAGAACAAAACTGGTTAACACATGCAAAACTCGTTGGGTTGCCAGAATGGAATCTTTCCAAGTTTTTATGGAGCTGTTGCCTTCGGTAGTCACTACACTGGAAGTTGTCAGCACTGGTCAAGGTTGGAATGCAGAGCCATCTAGTAAAGCTGCAACTCTTCTGACTTCAATCACGCAGTTCGAGTTTGTAATGGCGTTAGTAGTAGCACATGCCTGCTTTGACTTTGTGAAGGGTTTGACAGTTTCCTTGCAAGGCAGATCCCAAGACATCTGCTCCACCTATGTTGAAGTTGATAGCGTCAAGACTGCTCTGTATGAA AAGAAGTTGACGGACGATGGCTCTGTCGCACGTTCCGTCTGTCCTAATGAGTCCAGAGCATGA
- the LOC134181924 gene encoding sulfotransferase 1 family member D1-like, which produces MTSDESSGIALLKRNRAKLCTTESRLKGLSFVPRPDDVFIATYPKAGTTWVQQIVQQLRTRGSMDFDDIFDVIPRIEKAADMGIDLDAEQVAKPRAYKIHTWYDHCPKGAKCIVVIRDPRSVASSLYNYVCGWLFQREQLDIETFIRDFFLTQSQPTSKLEKASYWHFYASWWPHRNDPNVLWLFFEDMLDNHLRAVKKIAEFINCGADDDQLHQLVVQQSSLQFMKEHISKFDNHTVRAKRNQTMNVSESASGAPLVNEGKADSYKTQLSSKAIQAIDDKWKVMEEATGCGSYSDLRKHFGTTESP; this is translated from the coding sequence ATGACTTCAGATGAGTCTTCTGGCATTGCTCTGCTCAAGAGAAATAGGGCTAAACTCTGTACGACGGAAAGTCGCCTAAAAGGTCTCTCTTTCGTTCCTCGACCAGATGACGTGTTCATTGCTACCTACCCCAAGGCGGGTACCACTTGGGTCCAACAGATTGTTCAACAGCTCAGAACTCGCGGCAGCATGGATTTTGACGACATCTTTGATGTGATACCTCGAATCGAAAAAGCTGCCGACATGGGAATTGACCTGGATGCGGAACAAGTGGCTAAGCCTCGAGCCTACAAAATACACACTTGGTATGATCATTGTCCAAAGGGGGCAAAGTGTATTGTCGTTATTCGAGATCCAAGATCTGTCGCATCGTCTTTATACAACTACGTGTGTGGCTGGTTGTTCCAACGTGAACAACTGGATATAGAGACATTTATCAGGGACTTCTTCCTTACACAGAGTCAGCCCACATCAAAACTAGAGAAGGCATCTTATTGGCATTTCTATGCCTCTTGGTGGCCACATAGAAATGATCCAAATGTTCTCTGGTTGTTCTTTGAAGATATGCTGGATAATCATCTTAGAGCTGTCAAGAAGATTGCCGAGTTCATCAACTGTGGTGCTGATGATGATCAACTTCATCAGTTAGTTGTTCAACAATCCTCTCTCCAGTTCATGAAAGAACACATCAGTAAATTCGATAATCATACAGTACGAGCCAAGAGAAATCAAACAATGAATGTATCAGAGAGCGCGAGTGGAGCACCTCTAGTAAACGAAGGAAAAGCTGATTCATACAAGACACAATTGTCTTCCAAAGCTATCCAGGCAATAGATGATAAGTGGAAAGTCATGGAAGAAGCAACTGGATGCGGCTCTTATTCTGACCTTCGAAAGCATTTTGGCACGACTGAATCACCATAA